TGATCTCGCTGATCTCGGGGAGGGGCGTCGGCGGAGGTGCGATGGCCTCTGGGGCTGCTGCGTTGAACTCGTCTGCGCTCTCGTCGGCGTGCGTGCGAGGCTTCCGTCGCGGCGCCGAAGCGGCCGTGCGCTGGGCCATGTACTCGCGCACCGCGCGCAGGAGGTCGTCGCGGCTGGCGACCACCGTCGAGGCGTCTGGTGGACCGTCGAACGGGCGGAACGCGCCCCGCGCCGGCGACGAAGGCGCATCTTCCCCTTCGCGGGCACGCTGGCCACGCGAGGGAGGGGCTGAGGAGCCGCCTCGTGTGGATGACGGTCTCTCGTCTTGCAACCAGGGGAGAGAATCGCGATCGTCGTCCGCCATGATCTTGAAGATCTACGGCGACCGGGCGACCTATTCCTCCGAGGGGCCCTCGGCAGCGCCGTCGAGCGCCTCGGGGCAGAAGCGTTCCGCGAGGCTTCGTGCGGCGCCGGCCAGGCGCGGGTCGGCGAGGGCGGCACGCAGATGCCCTGCCGCCTCGTGGGACGCATCCACCAGGATGAGCGCCTCCGCGCAGCGGAGGCGGAACGGGGTGTTCGACGGATCGAGGCGGGTGGCTTCGCGCAGGTGGTGGGCCGCCTCGCCGAACGCCTCGTGCGTGGTCGCCGTGCCCATGGTGAGCCAGCCCAGGAACCCGCGCGCAACGGCGTCGGTGGGGGCGATCGAGACGGCGTGGTCGAAGGCGTCGCGAGCCCCAGGGGGGTCGCCCAGCTCGAGGCGGCTGAAGCCGAGGTGCGTCCAGGCGCGCTGGTACGAAGGGTCGATGGAGAGGACGCGGTTGTAGGCGCCGATGGCCTCGGGGGTGCGTCCCAGGGCGTCGAGCACGTTTCCGAGGGACAGGAGCAGATGCGGGTCGTCAGAGCGCTCGGCCTGCGCCTCTTGCAAGATGCCGAGAGCCTCTTCGTGACGGCCCTCGATCTGCGCCGCCAGCGCCAGGTCGAAGGGGTCGTCCGGGTCGAGGGTCTCGCGGACGCGGCGCAACACCTCGCTGGCGCTCTCTCCCGACCCAGCGGCGGGAGCGGGGGTGCGCAGATCGTGCTCTCGCTGCAGCGCTCGGAGGTCGCGTGCCAGGGGGACCTCGCGGAAGTAGCCGGCTGCGTTCACCTCGCGAACCGTGGGCTCGAACACGCAATCGTCCGGCAGGCGGGTGCCCCGCATGCGGAAGTGCCCGAACACGCGACAGGAGAAGGGCCGATGGGCGTATATCGAGCAGCCTCGTCGTGCGTCGTCGTAGAAGGGGCAGCTCTCGTGGAGCAGCGCGCCGTGCGCATCGCGGCGTCGCTCGGCGTATTCGCGGAACGCCCTGGATGCCGCGGCTCCGAACCGTGCGGCTAGCGCGAGGTGCTCGACCTCGAGCACGTGCTGGGCGGTGAGACCGCTTCCGGTGCAGCAGGCGCGGCACTGCCCGCAGGGGTTGCCGTCTGTCGGCGGCAGCTGCCGCTCGAGGGCGGTGTAGAGCGTGTCGAGGGTCATGTCGGCAGGGCCGTTTCTCGGAAGGGCATGGCAGCAGTATAGCAGGTTTCCC
Above is a window of Pseudomonadota bacterium DNA encoding:
- a CDS encoding tetratricopeptide repeat protein translates to MTLDTLYTALERQLPPTDGNPCGQCRACCTGSGLTAQHVLEVEHLALAARFGAAASRAFREYAERRRDAHGALLHESCPFYDDARRGCSIYAHRPFSCRVFGHFRMRGTRLPDDCVFEPTVREVNAAGYFREVPLARDLRALQREHDLRTPAPAAGSGESASEVLRRVRETLDPDDPFDLALAAQIEGRHEEALGILQEAQAERSDDPHLLLSLGNVLDALGRTPEAIGAYNRVLSIDPSYQRAWTHLGFSRLELGDPPGARDAFDHAVSIAPTDAVARGFLGWLTMGTATTHEAFGEAAHHLREATRLDPSNTPFRLRCAEALILVDASHEAAGHLRAALADPRLAGAARSLAERFCPEALDGAAEGPSEE